The Prevotella sp. oral taxon 299 str. F0039 genome has a segment encoding these proteins:
- a CDS encoding NCS2 family permease: MNILEKALGFNPSKHSFRTELIAGATTFLTMSYILAVNPSILSDTGMDKGALFTATAVASAIATLLLAFMAKLPFAQAPSMGLNAFFAYTLCQAMNYSWEQSLAIMLIEGLIFIAITFFNVRELILASIPKNLRYAISAGIGMFIAFIGLKNAGIIVSSPATYVTLGAFTPTAILGIIAIVLSGILMARKVKGSLFYGIVIATLIGIPMGVTIIPEGWLPISMPHSVTPIFCKFDFTGFLSLKTCLVVLSLLMVNIFDTIGTLVGLAEKTGIVKQDGSIPNVKEAMMSDAIGTTAGAMLGSSTITTYIESASGIAEGGRSGLTALVVGLFFIVSLFLSPIFLLIPSAATSGALVLVGVLMIDSVQKIEFNDVSEAFPAFITMITMVLCYSIADGIYMGILSYVILKLCTSQWKSVNITLVILSILFVLYFITKD, translated from the coding sequence ATGAACATTTTAGAAAAAGCACTTGGCTTTAATCCAAGTAAACACTCATTCCGCACAGAACTTATTGCGGGTGCAACAACATTCTTAACAATGAGCTATATTCTAGCTGTAAATCCATCTATCCTTTCTGATACAGGCATGGATAAAGGAGCGTTATTTACTGCAACTGCCGTAGCATCTGCAATAGCTACTTTGCTCTTAGCTTTTATGGCTAAGCTTCCTTTTGCGCAAGCTCCTAGTATGGGTTTGAATGCCTTTTTTGCTTATACTCTTTGTCAAGCAATGAATTATTCGTGGGAACAATCACTTGCGATTATGCTTATTGAAGGTCTTATCTTTATTGCTATTACCTTCTTTAATGTTCGAGAACTAATTCTGGCAAGCATTCCTAAAAACCTAAGATATGCGATATCTGCAGGTATTGGTATGTTTATTGCCTTTATTGGACTAAAGAATGCAGGTATAATCGTATCAAGTCCTGCGACTTATGTTACTCTTGGTGCATTTACTCCAACTGCCATTTTAGGTATTATTGCAATTGTATTAAGTGGAATTCTAATGGCTAGAAAAGTAAAAGGTTCACTCTTCTACGGAATTGTTATAGCAACATTGATTGGTATTCCAATGGGTGTTACAATTATTCCAGAAGGTTGGTTGCCTATTTCTATGCCTCATTCAGTAACTCCAATCTTCTGTAAATTCGATTTTACAGGTTTCTTATCACTTAAAACTTGCTTGGTAGTATTATCTCTACTCATGGTGAACATCTTTGATACTATCGGAACTTTAGTTGGACTTGCAGAAAAAACAGGTATTGTTAAGCAAGATGGAAGCATTCCAAATGTGAAAGAAGCAATGATGAGTGATGCCATAGGAACAACTGCTGGTGCAATGCTTGGTTCATCAACAATCACAACTTATATCGAAAGTGCATCGGGGATTGCAGAAGGCGGTCGTTCAGGTTTAACTGCCCTTGTCGTTGGTTTATTCTTTATTGTATCACTATTCCTTTCTCCGATCTTCTTACTTATCCCTAGTGCAGCAACAAGTGGTGCTCTAGTTTTAGTTGGAGTACTTATGATTGACAGTGTTCAAAAGATTGAATTTAACGATGTTTCTGAAGCGTTCCCAGCATTCATAACAATGATTACCATGGTTTTATGCTATTCAATTGCAGACGGAATCTACATGGGTATCTTAAGTTATGTAATTCTTAAGCTTTGCACTTCACAATGGAAATCTGTTAATATAACACTTGTTATCTTATCAATTCTATTTGTACTTTATTTCATTACTAAGGATTAA
- a CDS encoding radical SAM protein, which yields MRVNEIFYTLQGEGAHTGRAAVFLRFAGCNLTCSFCDTQHETYTSMSEEEIVISINKFPSTWVVITGGEPTIQLTESLIHKLHAIGKKVQIETNGTIIPPPNTDWITVSPKFEYCKRAEIKAERINELKVVYDGSNNMSVYETIKADHYFLQPCDLQDETKNKKIINQVIEYIKKNPKWRLSLQTHKILNMP from the coding sequence ATGAGAGTAAACGAAATATTTTATACACTACAAGGAGAAGGCGCCCATACAGGCAGAGCTGCTGTATTTTTGCGTTTTGCGGGTTGTAACCTCACATGCTCATTTTGCGACACTCAACACGAAACTTACACGTCTATGAGCGAAGAAGAAATAGTGATATCCATTAATAAGTTTCCTTCAACATGGGTAGTTATCACTGGTGGAGAGCCTACAATACAATTAACAGAGTCTCTCATTCACAAACTTCATGCTATAGGTAAAAAGGTGCAAATAGAAACAAATGGCACTATTATTCCTCCCCCAAATACCGATTGGATAACAGTATCGCCTAAATTTGAATATTGCAAACGAGCAGAAATAAAGGCTGAGCGTATCAATGAACTTAAAGTGGTGTACGATGGAAGTAATAACATGTCAGTATACGAAACAATAAAAGCCGACCATTATTTCTTACAGCCATGCGATTTACAAGACGAAACAAAGAATAAAAAAATTATAAACCAAGTAATTGAATATATAAAAAAGAACCCCAAATGGAGATTATCCCTACAAACACACAAAATATTGAACATGCCCTAA
- a CDS encoding 6-carboxytetrahydropterin synthase: MTHTNTTITAERHHDISCGHRVVEHEGKCKNLHGHNYRFHFSIEANTLDNVGRVIDFSIIKQVLCQWLEDQWDHKFLLWQEDPFLPTLQNLSKESIVVVPFNPTAENIALYMLNHIAPTLLKEYGCTLTKCKIEETRKCSVTAQLNP, translated from the coding sequence ATGACTCATACAAATACCACTATAACAGCCGAACGACATCATGACATTTCGTGTGGGCATAGAGTTGTAGAACACGAAGGTAAGTGTAAAAATTTGCACGGACACAACTATCGTTTCCACTTTTCTATAGAAGCAAATACCCTTGATAATGTAGGAAGAGTGATAGATTTCTCGATCATTAAACAAGTTCTCTGTCAGTGGTTAGAAGACCAATGGGACCATAAATTCCTCCTTTGGCAAGAAGATCCTTTTCTCCCTACCCTACAAAATCTATCTAAAGAGAGTATTGTAGTAGTACCTTTTAACCCCACCGCAGAAAATATTGCACTTTATATGCTCAATCATATAGCACCAACACTATTGAAAGAATATGGTTGCACCTTAACAAAATGCAAAATAGAAGAAACCCGTAAATGTTCTGTTACCGCCCAATTAAACCCTTAA
- the nudC gene encoding NAD(+) diphosphatase, which yields MHYWFIFHNGNLLIEEQENGSYNIPFSPTTPITEKYINSKIVIKKTFCSNDIYALDISFPENIGTTYKWLGLRASHKGLSKENYNLAGKCFELLHWHTNNHYCSRCGTKLIWNSNISKICLHCKNEVWPQLAIAIIVLIYKKDEVLLVHAKNFRENLYGLVAGFVETGESLEEAVIREIKEETGLEVTNIQYQSSQPWPYPSNLMAGFTAEYKSGDITLQESELTAGAWFKYNELPLIPDNASLARKLIDKWLKQF from the coding sequence ATGCATTATTGGTTTATATTTCATAATGGAAATCTACTGATAGAAGAGCAAGAGAATGGTTCTTATAACATTCCCTTTTCTCCTACTACACCAATAACAGAAAAATATATCAATAGTAAAATCGTTATAAAGAAAACATTCTGCTCAAACGATATCTATGCTTTAGACATATCATTTCCTGAGAATATCGGAACAACTTATAAATGGTTGGGATTAAGAGCTTCTCATAAAGGATTATCAAAAGAAAACTATAATCTTGCAGGAAAATGTTTTGAGCTACTTCATTGGCACACAAATAACCATTATTGTTCACGATGTGGAACAAAATTAATATGGAATAGCAATATATCTAAAATATGTTTGCATTGCAAGAACGAAGTTTGGCCACAGCTAGCAATAGCTATTATTGTACTAATATACAAGAAAGACGAAGTCCTATTGGTACATGCAAAAAATTTTAGAGAGAACTTATACGGATTAGTTGCAGGCTTTGTTGAGACAGGAGAAAGTCTAGAAGAAGCAGTAATACGTGAGATTAAGGAAGAAACGGGACTAGAAGTAACGAACATTCAATATCAAAGTTCTCAACCATGGCCCTACCCTTCTAACTTAATGGCAGGCTTTACGGCTGAATATAAATCAGGAGATATAACTCTTCAAGAATCAGAATTAACTGCAGGAGCATGGTTCAAATATAATGAGCTGCCTCTTATTCCTGATAATGCAAGCCTTGCACGCAAACTGATAGACAAGTGGTTGAAACAATTTTAA
- a CDS encoding RNA methyltransferase, with amino-acid sequence MLGKNKIKFIRSLELKKNRQQERLFVAEGPKVIADLLTKIKAHTIFSTSSKLKEFSSKQADNIIEITDSELSKISFLQHPQQVLAVFPFFPTTEATPQNQLILALDGVQDPGNLGTIIRIADWFGIKNIVCSEDTVDVYNPKVIQASMGSVAQVSVNYCDLKNFIENIAPKVPVYGTCLDGENIYNQTLSSKGIIVMGNEGKGVSTAIKQLFTHKLLIPNYHPQSAIDSLNVAIATAITCAEFKRQNLV; translated from the coding sequence ATGCTAGGTAAGAATAAGATAAAATTCATTCGCTCTCTTGAACTCAAGAAAAACAGACAACAAGAGCGTTTATTTGTTGCCGAAGGACCAAAGGTTATTGCTGACCTTTTGACAAAAATAAAGGCACACACAATATTCTCTACTTCCTCGAAGCTCAAAGAATTCTCGAGCAAACAGGCTGATAACATCATCGAAATAACCGACTCTGAATTGTCGAAGATTAGCTTTTTGCAACATCCTCAACAAGTTTTAGCTGTCTTTCCTTTCTTTCCTACAACCGAAGCAACACCACAGAATCAATTAATATTAGCATTAGATGGAGTTCAAGACCCAGGAAATTTAGGTACAATTATACGCATTGCCGACTGGTTTGGCATTAAAAACATTGTGTGTAGTGAAGACACCGTTGATGTTTATAATCCTAAAGTGATCCAAGCAAGTATGGGAAGTGTAGCACAAGTGTCGGTGAATTATTGCGATTTAAAGAACTTTATAGAAAATATTGCCCCTAAAGTTCCTGTATACGGAACATGCTTAGATGGTGAAAATATCTATAACCAAACGCTTTCAAGCAAAGGAATTATCGTAATGGGAAATGAAGGTAAAGGTGTTTCTACTGCCATAAAGCAGCTGTTTACACACAAACTATTGATTCCCAACTATCACCCTCAGAGCGCAATTGATAGCTTAAATGTTGCCATCGCAACTGCTATTACATGTGCAGAGTTTAAAAGACAGAATTTAGTATGA
- a CDS encoding bifunctional UDP-sugar hydrolase/5'-nucleotidase: MLRISIFFFLLLSTCVKTFAEKKTIDFRIIHTTDIHGHFFPYDYINRKPLSGSVARIASYVDSLRHIYGNKLLLLDSGDILQGQPTSYFYNFLNTKSPNIAASVINYMKYDAQTIGNHDIEPGHRVYDKWISEVQCPVLGANVLNSEKKCYLTPYTIIQRDNIKIAVLGMLTPAIPFWLNEKTWSGLSFEDIVTTTQQWVDIIQEKEHPDIIIGLFHSGRNGGITTNKIKEDASFDVAKKVKGIDLILYGHDHTRFIKNIISNNNDTILCINPSCYAKAVGDVQIRIEIDSTFNKNTKRAERTIKKNIDGKIVNIENQPINDQFMAHFQPEIQKIDSFINIKVGTLTRPIYNKDCFFGSAPFTDLIHNLQLEITKADLSFTAPLGFDTKLDVGDIRISDLFNLYKYENKIYILNMTGEEIRKHLELSYDLWTNTMSSSSDHIMQLETNNQQDMQRYGFKNLTFNFDSAAGIDYIVDVTQPNGKKVKILKFSNGRPFDEKKCYKVAMNSYRGNGGGELLTKGAGIERKKIKERIEFESDNDIRYYLLKKIEKEKVIKPKPNNNWRFVPSKWTKKAIQRDKELIFETK, translated from the coding sequence ATGCTAAGAATATCAATATTTTTCTTTTTACTATTATCTACTTGTGTAAAAACATTTGCAGAGAAGAAAACAATAGACTTTCGAATAATACATACAACTGATATTCATGGTCACTTCTTTCCTTACGATTACATCAATCGTAAGCCTTTATCTGGATCGGTAGCAAGAATAGCAAGCTATGTAGATTCATTACGTCATATCTATGGCAATAAATTATTGTTATTAGATAGTGGAGACATTCTACAAGGACAGCCTACATCTTATTTTTACAACTTCCTTAATACAAAATCTCCCAACATTGCAGCATCTGTTATCAACTATATGAAGTATGATGCTCAAACAATTGGGAATCATGATATTGAACCTGGGCACAGAGTTTACGACAAGTGGATTTCAGAAGTACAATGTCCTGTTCTTGGAGCCAATGTTTTAAACTCTGAAAAGAAATGCTACTTAACTCCATATACTATTATTCAACGTGATAATATCAAAATTGCAGTGTTGGGAATGTTAACTCCTGCAATTCCATTCTGGTTGAATGAAAAGACCTGGAGTGGTTTATCTTTTGAGGATATTGTAACAACAACTCAGCAATGGGTGGATATAATTCAAGAGAAAGAACATCCTGATATCATTATTGGACTATTCCATTCTGGTAGAAATGGCGGTATAACAACCAATAAAATAAAGGAAGATGCATCTTTTGATGTAGCTAAAAAGGTAAAAGGAATTGATTTAATTCTTTACGGGCACGACCATACTCGATTTATAAAGAACATTATTTCAAATAATAATGATACCATCTTGTGCATCAATCCGTCGTGTTATGCTAAGGCTGTAGGAGATGTTCAAATTAGAATTGAGATAGATTCAACTTTTAACAAGAATACCAAACGAGCAGAAAGAACTATCAAGAAGAACATTGACGGTAAGATTGTCAATATAGAAAATCAGCCTATTAACGATCAGTTTATGGCACATTTCCAACCAGAAATTCAAAAGATAGATTCTTTTATCAATATAAAAGTAGGCACATTAACACGTCCTATATATAATAAAGACTGCTTCTTTGGTAGTGCTCCCTTTACAGATTTAATCCACAATCTACAATTAGAAATTACAAAGGCAGACTTATCATTTACAGCTCCACTAGGTTTCGATACAAAACTTGATGTTGGAGATATTCGTATAAGCGACTTATTTAATTTATATAAGTATGAGAACAAGATTTATATCCTTAATATGACAGGTGAAGAAATTAGAAAACACCTAGAGTTAAGCTATGATCTTTGGACTAATACCATGAGTTCTTCAAGTGACCACATCATGCAATTAGAAACAAATAACCAACAAGATATGCAACGATATGGTTTTAAAAATTTGACATTTAACTTTGATAGTGCAGCAGGAATCGACTATATTGTAGATGTAACTCAACCAAATGGAAAGAAAGTAAAAATTCTTAAGTTTAGCAACGGTAGACCTTTCGATGAAAAGAAATGCTATAAAGTAGCAATGAATAGCTATCGAGGAAATGGCGGAGGCGAGCTTTTAACAAAGGGCGCAGGTATCGAACGCAAGAAAATTAAAGAACGTATCGAATTTGAAAGCGATAATGACATTCGCTATTACTTATTAAAGAAGATTGAGAAAGAAAAGGTTATAAAACCTAAACCCAATAACAATTGGAGATTTGTACCTTCAAAATGGACAAAAAAAGCAATTCAAAGAGACAAAGAACTCATCTTTGAAACTAAATAA
- a CDS encoding Gfo/Idh/MocA family protein — protein sequence MKEIHWGFIGCGEVTEKKSGPAFNKVEGSHVEAVMSRSEEKARLYAEHHQIKKWYTDAQELINDSNVNAIYIATPPSSHATFAIMAMKAGKPVYIEKPLASSYEDCARINRISLETGVPCFVAYYRRYLPYFIKVKELINSGIIGKVTNVQLRFSVPPRELDYNSQNNKPWRLQPDIAGGGYFYDLAPHQLDILQNLFGIITKAHGYYANIANLYKAEDTISACFLFENGLPGSASWCFVGHQSAREDCIEVIGEKGLITFSVFDYKPIQIITSNGTNNITVENPPYVQLPIIKDVIEDLQGLGICESTSISATPVNWVMDRILGKL from the coding sequence ATGAAAGAAATACATTGGGGATTTATTGGTTGTGGAGAAGTTACCGAAAAAAAGTCTGGTCCTGCCTTTAATAAGGTAGAAGGTTCGCATGTTGAGGCTGTAATGAGTCGAAGCGAAGAGAAGGCTCGCTTATATGCAGAACACCATCAGATAAAGAAATGGTATACTGATGCACAAGAACTCATTAACGACTCCAATGTAAATGCTATATACATTGCTACTCCTCCTTCTAGTCATGCTACATTTGCTATCATGGCGATGAAGGCAGGAAAGCCTGTATATATAGAGAAACCACTAGCTTCAAGCTATGAAGATTGCGCCCGAATAAACCGAATTTCGTTAGAAACAGGCGTTCCTTGCTTCGTGGCTTACTACAGAAGATACCTTCCTTACTTTATAAAAGTGAAAGAACTTATCAACTCTGGAATAATAGGAAAGGTAACTAATGTTCAATTAAGATTCTCTGTTCCACCACGAGAATTAGACTATAATAGTCAAAATAATAAACCTTGGCGTCTACAACCTGATATTGCTGGAGGCGGATATTTTTATGATTTAGCTCCACATCAGCTTGATATTCTCCAGAACTTATTTGGAATCATTACTAAAGCGCATGGCTATTATGCCAATATAGCTAATCTTTATAAAGCCGAAGATACTATTAGCGCCTGCTTTCTATTTGAGAATGGACTCCCTGGGAGTGCCTCTTGGTGCTTTGTTGGACACCAAAGTGCAAGAGAAGATTGCATTGAAGTAATTGGCGAAAAGGGACTAATTACATTCTCTGTATTTGACTATAAGCCCATTCAAATTATCACAAGTAACGGAACAAACAATATAACTGTAGAAAATCCCCCATACGTTCAACTTCCAATAATCAAAGACGTTATTGAAGATTTACAAGGACTTGGTATCTGCGAAAGTACCAGTATCAGTGCAACTCCTGTCAATTGGGTAATGGACAGGATTCTAGGTAAACTATAA
- a CDS encoding alpha-L-fucosidase, which translates to MNNKQSLKKKTPVAILLSLLTATPIGLSAQNSADTIQYSNTIKVYKTDSHDVIINKASHVVPKKIQLDALRNEFIAFIHLGPNTFTRKEWGTGEENPNIFTPNNLNTDQWCEALKNAGMRMVVLTTKHHDGFVLWQTRYTKHGIMSSPYKNGQGDIMKDLAASCKKYGLKLGVYLSPADLYQMNDEGLYGNSSKKTLRTIPRPVEGRPFANKTTFQFEVDDYNEYFLNQLFELLTEYGEISEVWFDGAHPKNKGGQTYDYLAWKKLIRTLAPNAVIFGKEDVRWAGNEAGNTRETEWNVIPYQLNPNEMNRFHDLMGGDLGSRTKLFEGNYLHYQQAEVDTSIREGWFYRDDETQNVRSADDVFDIYERTIGGNATLILNIPPNREGLFSAKDVEVLNEVGNRIRKTYSTNLLQNAVKAPKELLDNDDQSYIDYTEPLVIELPNIIKINRVAIQEAILKRSERVEEHAVDAWINNEWKEIAHATNIGYKRILRFNEVETNKLRLRVLASRATPAISTFSAYFYQERPPMLSIAKNKDGFVEITEKQQVFKWHGKKKEHIKSSLEYNIYYTTDGSTPTTKSKLYQKPFVFPTSGTIKAIAIAKNDKGAITTEQLGKTKKLWRITSVSSATEKFDAQNAIDADKQSYWLSSEGKKQHITITLPTIEKIKGIAYTPPTDNKNGMIEVMDVYTKNKKGQWVLVEEIEFGNLINSPTQRFHSFKKPFSSQEIMIEAKRIAGNGTQTAIAEIDLY; encoded by the coding sequence ATGAATAATAAACAATCTTTAAAAAAGAAAACCCCAGTAGCTATATTACTAAGTCTTTTGACTGCTACTCCAATCGGTTTGTCTGCTCAAAATAGTGCAGACACAATTCAATATAGTAACACGATAAAGGTGTATAAAACCGACTCACACGATGTTATCATCAACAAAGCTAGCCATGTTGTACCTAAAAAAATACAACTTGATGCACTTAGAAATGAGTTTATTGCCTTTATTCACCTGGGACCAAACACCTTTACACGTAAAGAATGGGGAACAGGAGAAGAAAATCCTAATATTTTTACTCCCAACAACCTTAATACCGATCAATGGTGTGAGGCTCTAAAAAATGCAGGAATGCGAATGGTTGTATTAACAACAAAACACCACGACGGCTTTGTATTATGGCAAACACGATATACCAAACATGGTATTATGTCTTCACCATATAAGAATGGTCAAGGAGATATTATGAAAGATCTAGCAGCTTCTTGTAAGAAATACGGATTAAAGTTAGGTGTTTATCTCTCACCTGCAGACTTATACCAAATGAACGATGAGGGTTTATATGGAAATTCAAGCAAAAAAACACTTAGAACAATACCTCGTCCTGTAGAAGGAAGACCGTTTGCAAACAAAACAACTTTCCAATTTGAAGTTGATGATTATAACGAATATTTCTTAAATCAATTATTCGAGCTTCTCACTGAATATGGGGAAATAAGCGAAGTGTGGTTCGATGGTGCTCACCCAAAGAATAAAGGTGGACAAACATATGACTATCTTGCTTGGAAAAAGTTAATAAGAACACTTGCTCCTAATGCAGTTATCTTTGGTAAAGAAGATGTTAGATGGGCAGGAAATGAGGCAGGTAATACTCGAGAGACAGAGTGGAATGTCATTCCTTACCAACTAAATCCAAACGAAATGAATCGTTTCCACGATTTAATGGGGGGTGATTTGGGTAGCAGAACTAAGCTTTTTGAAGGTAATTATCTACACTATCAACAAGCTGAAGTTGACACTTCGATAAGAGAAGGTTGGTTCTATAGAGACGATGAAACACAAAATGTGCGTAGTGCAGACGATGTATTCGACATCTATGAACGCACAATAGGTGGTAATGCAACACTCATTTTAAATATTCCACCTAACAGAGAAGGACTCTTTTCGGCAAAAGATGTAGAGGTATTAAATGAAGTTGGTAATAGAATTCGTAAGACCTACTCTACCAATCTGTTACAAAATGCAGTTAAAGCACCAAAAGAACTTCTTGATAATGACGACCAATCATATATAGATTACACAGAACCTCTTGTGATTGAGTTACCCAATATAATCAAAATAAATAGAGTAGCTATTCAAGAAGCAATTTTAAAACGCAGTGAGAGAGTTGAAGAACATGCAGTAGACGCATGGATAAACAACGAATGGAAAGAAATTGCACATGCGACAAACATTGGTTATAAGCGCATCTTACGTTTTAATGAGGTAGAAACAAATAAATTGCGACTAAGAGTTTTGGCTTCAAGAGCAACACCAGCAATCAGCACTTTCTCTGCTTATTTCTACCAAGAGCGTCCACCAATGCTTTCAATTGCAAAGAATAAAGATGGATTTGTTGAAATAACAGAAAAGCAACAAGTGTTTAAATGGCATGGTAAGAAGAAAGAACATATCAAATCTTCGTTAGAATATAACATCTATTACACCACCGATGGTTCTACTCCTACCACAAAAAGCAAGCTATATCAAAAGCCATTTGTATTCCCAACTAGTGGAACAATTAAGGCGATTGCTATTGCAAAAAATGATAAAGGAGCTATCACAACAGAACAATTAGGTAAAACTAAGAAACTTTGGAGAATAACAAGTGTAAGTAGTGCAACCGAAAAGTTTGACGCTCAAAATGCAATTGATGCTGACAAGCAAAGCTATTGGTTAAGTAGTGAAGGTAAAAAACAACACATCACCATTACACTTCCAACTATTGAAAAAATAAAGGGTATAGCTTATACACCTCCTACAGATAACAAGAATGGAATGATTGAAGTGATGGATGTTTATACAAAGAATAAAAAAGGACAATGGGTTCTTGTAGAAGAGATTGAATTTGGTAACCTTATCAATAGTCCAACTCAACGTTTCCACTCATTCAAGAAGCCATTCTCATCACAAGAAATAATGATAGAGGCTAAAAGAATTGCAGGAAATGGAACACAAACAGCCATTGCGGAAATAGACCTTTACTAA
- the folE gene encoding GTP cyclohydrolase I gives MEIIPTNTQNIEHALKLILETIGENPNREGLQGTPQRIIKMWQEIFRGYDNSQKPTITTFENDEHTSDLVFDSGDYFSMCEHHMLPFFGKYYFAYIPHPDGRILGISKIARVVGYFSARLQLQERLAKDIIDMLSEALNNQALGFAIVMKGTHLCKSMRGVKNNGKMTVARLTGIFQTDNELRKEFYKLIDLQDE, from the coding sequence ATGGAGATTATCCCTACAAACACACAAAATATTGAACATGCCCTAAAACTTATTCTCGAAACAATTGGAGAAAATCCCAATAGAGAAGGACTGCAAGGCACACCTCAACGAATTATAAAAATGTGGCAAGAGATATTTAGAGGCTATGATAATAGCCAAAAACCAACTATCACCACATTTGAAAACGATGAACACACAAGCGATTTAGTTTTTGATTCGGGCGATTACTTTTCTATGTGCGAACATCACATGCTTCCTTTTTTTGGTAAATACTACTTTGCTTATATCCCTCATCCCGATGGAAGAATATTAGGAATAAGTAAGATCGCACGCGTTGTTGGCTATTTTTCGGCACGATTACAGCTACAAGAACGACTTGCAAAAGACATTATAGATATGCTTTCAGAAGCACTAAACAACCAAGCATTAGGATTTGCTATCGTTATGAAAGGCACTCACTTATGCAAAAGTATGAGAGGTGTTAAGAACAACGGAAAAATGACAGTGGCACGTTTAACAGGAATTTTTCAAACAGATAATGAACTACGAAAAGAGTTTTACAAACTGATTGACCTTCAAGACGAATAA